The DNA window TCCGAATAATGATGGCATCGTTGCACGACGGACACGCATGGGTCGGAGATATGGCGCCGCACCGACAAGCCCCGTTCACGGCCGTCATCGCAGACAGCAGAGTCGTCGTCAATCAACTCGCCGAAGGATATGCGGGTGCGATTCGCGTTGGCGATGTGATCAATAAAGTAAATGGAGTCCCCATCGCGCAATGGTACGCACGGATCGATAGTCTGACACCCGCCGCCACTCGGACGGCGCATGAATACAAGGTGTATGAGAACCTCTATGCTGCGCTCGACGCCGATAGCGTGGTATTGACGATCAGCGACCGAGACAATAAGTATCGCGACATCGCCGAAGTTGTGCCGAGTGTTACGCCGACATTTGCTCGACCGAAGAAAGAACATATCGGTGAATTGCGCGATGGAATCTGGTATGTCGATCTCGATGCGACAACATCGGACGAGCTTAGCGCAGCGCTCGGCAAACTCGAACATGCAAACGCAGTGATCTTCGATCTGCGCGGGTATCCGAATCACATGCTTCGCGAACCGATCTCGCACATGATCTCGACGACTGCACTATCGCCTCGGATGAGCGTCCCGCTGGTGATGTTGCCCGATCGCGTCGATGCAAAGTGGAGCAATGTCCGATGGCAGATCAAACCGAGTCTGCCCCACCTGACGAATATCGTCCATCTGGCCGACGGACGCGCCGTCAGCGCCGCCGAGACGTATCTGAGTATCATCGACGCATACCACATCGGCGAGATTGTCGGCGATACCACCGCCGGCACGGACGGGAATATTAATCCATTCACGCTCCCGGGAGAATTCTATGTGTCCTGGACCGGCATGCAAGTGCTCAAGCACGACGGTTCGCAATTACATGACGTCGGCATTGCACCGACGGTCGTGTGCAAACCGACACTCCGCGGCATTCGCGATGGAAAAGACGAAGTACTCGAAAAAGGCATCGAAGTAGCCGAAAAAATGATCGCGCACCAACCGATTCACTGACAACCGACGGATTACATGTGCTCCCAAGTAGTGGAAATACGATAGGTTATCGTAGGGTCTCCCGTTTGGCACGATAGTTGAGCATATTCATGGTAGTGTTCACAAATTGCACACTCCTATGAAAGCATATCGATTCATAGCGGGAGCAATGATGCTGACATCGCTCCTTTGTAGTTGTAAGGACACGCACGAGAGGCCGGAAGCGCAGGCCATGGCCGCTGTTGCAAGCGCGCCGGTCGTAGATACGGCGGCAATCCTCGCTGCCGACTGGGACCGCTTCAAACTTCAATCCGAACAGCGCATCGCCGAAATCGAGGACAGCTTGTCACTCTATGACATGAAGATTCGCAATGCGACGGCGACGAGCAGAGCGGCGAGAAACGATGTGCGCGAACGCGTGATCGCCCTACATCGCCGACTCGCTCAGCGTGACGAAGCACAAGGAAGCATGAAACGCGCGGGCGAAGCGATCACTCGCGGCATCGATACACTCGGACGAAAGGTATCGCACCTCTTCACGAAGGATTAGGAAGTTTCTTCCCCTGTGTACGTAGCCTACCTCATACACCTACAGTGGCGCACAGTGTATCGCGCTACTGTAGGTGTATTGCTGACTGATAGACTTTTTCGACCGGCAGGTGGTCTAAGCAGAAATACTCGGGATTGACGCATGTGCCGCGGAAGTAGCACTGGCACGGCTTGTCCGGTTCGATGAGCTCGCCGAGACCATACAGATCGCCGAACTCGTACTTATTGAATATATTATTGATCAGGACAATCTTCTTTTCGAGTGCGACTGCAATATGAAACGCCATCGTCACACCGCTGATGATCGTCGAGCACTTGTCGACAAGCGAGATGAACTGCTTCAACCCGAACGTCCCGAGGTACTGTGCAGCACCGTCGGCAAGGCGAGCGATCTCGCGGTTGCGCGCATCTTCGTCGGGTCCGCCGAGTAACAGCACGCCGTAGCCTTGCGACTGTAATTTCTTTGCCAACTCGGCCCAGTGTTCGACGGCCCACAAGCGCGACGTCCAGCGCGCACCCGCGCCGGTGTTCATGCCGATAAGCGGCTTCGAGAGATCGAGTCCCTCGAACTGCATATCTGCCGGAGCGTCGATCAGATATTTCTCGCCGGCGAATTTGTAGCCGCAGATCTCGAAGAGTTCTTCGGGATATGATTTGCGATTCGCTTTGCTGACATCGTCGAACACGCCGGTGACATACTTCTCGGCTGCCAACGCATTCGCCGGACGCGACACGCCAAGCTCGTCGAGCAGGAAGCCTTCTTTACGTTTGGCGTGCAAGCGGTTTGCAAGCGCGCAGGCGTGATGGTCTTTATCGAGATTGATGATACGCGAAAACTTCAGCGCACCGAGGATCTCGAGACTATCAGGGCTCCACTTCAGGATGCGATCGACCATCGACGTCGGCACCAATTCCGGCGAGAGCGTCAACCACCAAATGCGCGCAGTCGGGTGCTCGTTCTTCAGCGGCGTAAGCAGCGGTGTGGTGCGCAGCACGTCGCCCGCTGCGCCGAGCTTGATGACGAGGATGTTCTCGGTGACGGGTGCGTAGTGTTCGCAGCCGTCGCAATGCACGCCGAACTCTTTATGTGGCTTGCACGGAATGTCGCCTCGAAAATGCCGACAATCGGAATTGATGAGAATGTCCATCCTTCAATGCAAAATTCGATCTGAACACGGTACGATTTACATTCGATGTACGAACGTCACATGCGTTCGCCGTACATGCAATGTCTTAATGATTCCTCGGTCGCGGTGCGCGTCGTTGGCGCTCGACCGAAGTCTGCTGGTTGCGCATCGAGTTCTTCACCATCATTTCGCCGAGCAAGCCGATCGAGATGAGTTGCACGCCGACCAAAATCAGCAGCACACCGAGCAGCAGGATCGGGCGATTCGAAAGCGTCGTGAGTCCGCGTGCCCATTCGACGGAGACCCACACATTGATGACAAAGCCGATGAAGGCGAAGAGTGTGCCGATCGTCCCGAAGAAATGCAGCGGGCGGCGGCCGTAGCGATTGGTGAAGATGATGGTCAAGAGATCTAAGAAGCCTTTGAAAAAGCGGCTCGTGCCGAATTTGGATTTTCCGAACTTACGCGGGTGATGCAACACCGGCACTTCCGCAACACGGAAGCCCATCCAGTGTGCCAGAGCCGGCAAATAGCGGTGCATTTCGCCGTAGACGTCGAGCGAGTCGGTCACGGCCTTGCGATACGCTTTGAGCCCGCAATTGAAATCATGCAATTTCAATCCGCTAAAGAAGCTGGTGACGGAGTTGAAGAGCTTCGACGGCGCCGTCTTCGAAAGCGGATCGTTACGCTTCTTCTTCCAGCCGGTCACGAGATCGTATCCTTCGTCGAGTTTCGAGATCAGATTCGTGAACTCCTTCGGGTCGTCCTGCAGATCGGCGTCCATCGTGATGACGATGCCGTGCTTCGCTTCGCGAAATCCTGCGGCAAGCGCCGCCGACTTTCCTAAGTTCGAGCGGAATGTCAGCACCGTGACGCGGCTCGTCCCTTCGGCGATGTCTCGCAAGATCTCCGAAGAACGATCGGTCGAGCCATCGTTGATGAGAATGATCTCGTTATTCTTCTCGCACAATTTGAACAGCTCTTCGCGGACCGATGCGACGAGTTCGCGAAGCGATTCCTGCTCGTTATAGAGCGGGATCACCACAGAGATACCCAGGTTTGTCGCCATCGCACGGGCTCGTGGGAATGCGTTGTCCGCCGTTTTCGGTCCTCCGA is part of the Bacteroidota bacterium genome and encodes:
- a CDS encoding glycosyltransferase family 9 protein, producing MDILINSDCRHFRGDIPCKPHKEFGVHCDGCEHYAPVTENILVIKLGAAGDVLRTTPLLTPLKNEHPTARIWWLTLSPELVPTSMVDRILKWSPDSLEILGALKFSRIINLDKDHHACALANRLHAKRKEGFLLDELGVSRPANALAAEKYVTGVFDDVSKANRKSYPEELFEICGYKFAGEKYLIDAPADMQFEGLDLSKPLIGMNTGAGARWTSRLWAVEHWAELAKKLQSQGYGVLLLGGPDEDARNREIARLADGAAQYLGTFGLKQFISLVDKCSTIISGVTMAFHIAVALEKKIVLINNIFNKYEFGDLYGLGELIEPDKPCQCYFRGTCVNPEYFCLDHLPVEKVYQSAIHLQ
- a CDS encoding glycosyltransferase family 2 protein gives rise to the protein MGISVVIPLYNEQESLRELVASVREELFKLCEKNNEIILINDGSTDRSSEILRDIAEGTSRVTVLTFRSNLGKSAALAAGFREAKHGIVITMDADLQDDPKEFTNLISKLDEGYDLVTGWKKKRNDPLSKTAPSKLFNSVTSFFSGLKLHDFNCGLKAYRKAVTDSLDVYGEMHRYLPALAHWMGFRVAEVPVLHHPRKFGKSKFGTSRFFKGFLDLLTIIFTNRYGRRPLHFFGTIGTLFAFIGFVINVWVSVEWARGLTTLSNRPILLLGVLLILVGVQLISIGLLGEMMVKNSMRNQQTSVERQRRAPRPRNH